The genome window GCAGTGCTGTTTTCTCTTTCAGAGATCTTCAGCTCTGTTGGTGGATCTTCAGTTCAGGAGGTGATCGGTGCTGTAGGCGAGTCTGTTACATTCACTACCAGTGTACCTGTTTCTGGAACTATAAGTTATAAAGGAGGCACAGTGGGACTGGTGTTGAATAAACAGAGTGAAACAGACCAGAATGAGAGGTTTATGAATCGTCTTGATTGGGTTAGTCAGAGTGGGttcttcactctctcacaccTGAGAACAGATGATTCAGGACTTTACACAGTGTTGAGCATTAAAGAGCCGAAAGGAAGACAGGATTATCAGTTGGAGGTGTACGGTGAGTTTAATTTCACAGATTTTagacataaacagtaaagaaCCTTAAATTCTTAACTTATCAGATCGTTCATGATGTTTCTGTACAGAGAGAGTTTCAGCTCCTCAGGTGAAGAACACAGACTCCAGTCCTTCAGAGTTGTGTTCATTCCTGTGTTCTGTGAGGAACGTCAGAGGACTGAAGCTGGATTTGTATGAAGACGATGTTTTATTAAATCACACCAGCAGCAGCAACACATCCGACACCACACTGAATCTTCATCTAGAAATAAAGAAGACGGACGATCACAGACGGAGAACCTTCAGCTGTGTGGCTTCCAACCGAGTCAGTACCGAGAAAACCACGATCGACATCACACACTACTGCTCTCTGAACCCCGGTCTGAACACAGGTACGAGACGAGATGATGCTTAGATTAAACCTGTTGTAGTGgaactttctcacacacacagagacttttTAAGAGATCAGATTAcacaaatacaacaacaaaaaaacccactgtgtctgtaaaatgtatttgaatgaAGCTGTGTCTGGTTTAGTGAgcggtgttgttgttgttgttgttgttgatgtctcACATGACTAAACCCCATCCTTTATTTAAAGTGGAAATCCTGCTGGACAGAGCTAGTGATGGCagctttaaatgttttgtttaatatcattctaatattaaaaatgatgttTATTGCAGATGTTGAATCAGATGTGGAGGTTCTGGGGTCGAGAGCAATGTTCATTACAGTGGTGTGTGCTGTGATGTCAGTGA of Ictalurus punctatus breed USDA103 chromosome 29, Coco_2.0, whole genome shotgun sequence contains these proteins:
- the LOC108260596 gene encoding uncharacterized protein LOC108260596 isoform X1, giving the protein MKSRPHSKVRRRFHHPSLRLLFLFLPEIFSSVGGSSVQEVIGAVGESVTFTTSVPVSGTISYKGGTVGLVLNKQSETDQNERFMNRLDWVSQSGFFTLSHLRTDDSGLYTVLSIKEPKGRQDYQLEVYERVSAPQVKNTDSSPSELCSFLCSVRNVRGLKLDLYEDDVLLNHTSSSNTSDTTLNLHLEIKKTDDHRRRTFSCVASNRVSTEKTTIDITHYCSLNPGLNTDVESDVEVLGSRAMFITVVCAVMSVIVVCLWKRNGNESSSGECCVLSGCKRY
- the LOC108260596 gene encoding uncharacterized protein LOC108260596 isoform X2, which encodes MKSRPHSKVRRRFHHPSLRLLFLFLPEIFSSVGGSSVQEVIGAVGESVTFTTSVPVSGTISYKGGTVGLVLNKQSETDQNERFMNRLDWVSQSGFFTLSHLRTDDSGLYTVLSIKEPKGRQDYQLEVYERVSAPQVKNTDSSPSELCSFLCSVRNVRGLKLDLYEDDVLLNHTSSSNTSDTTLNLHLEIKKTDDHRRRTFSCVASNRVSTEKTTIDITHYCSLNPGLNTGNYTGFCL